cttagggcgatgatggaagaggaggtggcccaggaggaggaggaggaggaagaggggtcatttttagcactttcaggccagtctcttcgaagtgactcagagggaggttttttgcaacagcagaggccaggtacaaatgtggccagccagggcccactactggaggacgaggaggacgaggatgaggaggaggtggaggaggatgaggatgaagcatggtcacagcggggtggcacccaacgcagctcgggcccatcactggtgcgtggctggggggaaaggcaggacgatgacgatacgcctcccacagaggacagcttgtccttacccctgggcagcctggcacacatgagcgactacatgctgcagtgcctgcgcaacgacagcagagttgcccacattttaacgtgtgcggactactgggttgccaccctgctggatccacgctacaaagacaatgtgcccaccttacttcctgcactggagcgtgataggaagatgcgcgagtacaagcgcacgttggtagacgcgctactgagagcattcccaaatgtcacaggggaacaagtggaagcccaaggccaaggcagaggaggagcaagaggtcgccaaggcagctgtgtcacggccagctcctctgagggcagggttagcatggcagagatgtggaaaagttttgtcaacacgccacagctaactgcaccaccacctgatacgcaacgtgttagcaggaggcaacatttcactaacatggtggaacagtacgtgtgcacacccctccacgtactgactgatggttcggccccattcaacttctgggtctctaaattgtccacgtggccagagctagccttttatgccttggaggtgctggcctgcccggcggccagcgttttgtctgaacgtgtattcagcacggcagtgggcgtcattacagacaaacgcagccgcctgtctacagccaatgtggacaagctgacgttcataaaaatgaaccaggcatggatcccacatgacctgtccgtcccttgtccagattagacattaactacctccccttaaccatatattattgtactccagggcacttcctcattcaatcctatttttattttcattttaccattatattgcgaggctacccaaagttgaatgaacctctcctctgtctgggtgccggggcctaaatatatgccaatggactgttccaatgttgggtgacgtgaagcctgattctctgctatgacatgcagactaattctctgctgacatgaagccagatcctctgttacgggacctctctcctctgcctgggtgctgggcctaaatatctgacaatggactgttgcagtggtggctgacgtgaagcctgattttctgctatgacatgcagactaattctctgctgacatgaagccagatcctctgttacgggacctctctcctctgcctgggtgctgggcctaaatttatgaaaatggactgttgcattggtggctgacgtgaagcctgattctctgctatgatatgaagactgattctctgctgacatgaagccagattgtctgttacgggacctctctcctctgcctgagtgctgggcctaaatatctgacaatggactgttgcattggtggctgacgtgaagcctgattctctgctatgatatgaagactgattctctgctgacatgaagccagattgtctgttacgggacctctctcctctgcctgggtgctgggcctaaatttatgaaaatggactgttgcagtggtgggtgacgtgaagcctgattctctgctatgacatgaagactgattctctgctgacatgaagccagattgtctgttacgggacctctctcctctgcctgggtgctgggcctaaatttatgaaaatggactcttaaagtggtgggtgacgtgaagcctgattctctgctatgacatgaagactgattctccgctgacatgaagccagattctctgttacgggacctctctcctctgcctgggtgccggggcctaaatatctgagaatggactgttccagtggtgggtgacgtgaagccagattctctgctatgggacctctctccaattgattttggttaatttgtatttatttaatttttattttaattcatttccctatccacatttgtttgcaggggatttacctacatggtgctgccttttgcagccctctagccctttcctgggctgttttacagcctttttagtgccgaaaagttcgggtccccattgacttcaatggggttcgggttcgggacgaagttcggatcgggttcggatcccgaacccgaacattttcgggaagttcggccgaacttctcgaacccgaacatccaggtgtccgctcaactcttcttctgtaacatcctgttctcctgtaacaTCCTGGTCCTCTGTAACATAatattctcctgtaccatcctgttcttctaTAATTTCATGttcctctgtaacatcctgttctcctaTAACATCCTGTTCTCATGTACCTTCCTGTTCTTCTATACCATCCTGTTCCTCTTTAACATCCTTTTACTCTATAACATCCTGTTCCTCTGTATCATCCTGTTCTCGTGTAACATCCTTGTCTCCTGGaacatcctgttctcctgtaacgTTCTGTTCTTCTGTAATATCCTGTTCCTCTGTACTATTCTGTTCTTCTTTACCATTCTGTTCTTCTGTAAACTCACGTTCTCCTATAACATCCTGTTACTCTGTAACACACTGTtttcctgtaacatcctgttctcctaTAACATCCTGTTCTTGTATAACATTCTGTTCTCCTGTAACATCCTTTTCCTTTGTAAtagcctgttcttctgtaacatcctgttatcctATAACATCACGTTCTTCTGTaatatcctgttcttctgtaatatACGGTTCTCctttaacatcctgttcttctgtaacatcctgttctcttGTAACATCCTATTCTTTTGTAACATCATGTTctactgtaacatcctgttcctcTCTAACAACCTGTtttcctgtaacatcctgttatcctataacatcctgttcttcatTAACGTCTTGTTCCTCTGTACCATCCTCTTCTTCTGTACCATGCTGTTCTTctataacatcctgttcttctgtaaggTCCTGTTCTTCTATAACGTCCTGTTCttttgtaacatcctgttcttctgtaacatcctgttcttctgcaacgtcctgttattctgtaccattCGGTTAATTTGTAACATCCTTTTCTTCTGTAACGTCCTGTTCCTCTGTAACATACTGTTCTCCTGTAACATCTTGTTATCCTATAACATTCTGTACTTCTGTAACATCATATTCTCCTATAACATGCTGTTCTTctataacatcctgttcttctgttacCTCCTGTTCTTCTATAATGTCATGTTCTTCTGTAACGTCATATTCTTCTGTACCATCCTTTTCATCTGTAACGTCCTATTTCTCTGTAATGTCCTGTTCTCCTATAACATCCTGTTCTTGTGTACCATACCGTTCTTCTGTAAAGTTTTGttcctctgtaacatcctgttttcCTGTAATGTCCTGTTCTTCTGCAAAGTCCTGTTCTTTTATAACGGCCTGTTCTACTGTAACATCTTTTtactctgtaacatcctgttcttttgTTGCATACTGTTATCCTATAACATCccgttcttctgtaacatcctgtttttCTATAACATAAGGTTCTCctttaacatcctgttcttctgtaacatcctgttcttctgtaccatccTATTCTTCTTTTTCATCCTGTGTTTCTGTAACATCATGTTCTCCTATAACATCCTGTTCCTCTTTagcatcctgttctcctgtagcatcctgttcttctgtaacaacctgttctTTTATAACATCCTATTCTTCTGTaatatcctgttcttctgtagcgtCCTGTTCTCCTATAACGTCTTGTTCCTCTGTAACATCCTCTTCTTCTGTACCATCCTGATTTTCTGTAACATCCTATtattctgtaacatactgttatCCTATAAATACCTGATCTTCTTTAACATCCTGTTTCTCCTATAACATgatgttcttctgtaacatcatgTTCTCCTGTAACGTCCtattcttctgtaacatcctgttcttttgtaacatcctgttcttctgtaacatcctattTTTCTGTAACGCCCAGTTCTTCTGTACCATCCAGTTTTTCTGTGCCATCCTATTCTTCTGTAACGTCCTGTgtctctgtaacatcctgttctctgatagcatcctgttcttctgtaaagtCCTGTTCTTATGTACCTTTCTGTTCTTATGTACCATCCTGTTGTTCTGTAAAGTCCTGttcctctgtaacatcctgttcttctttaACATCCTGTTTTTATGTAacgtcctgttcttctgtaccatcctgttcttctgtaccatcattttcttctgtaatgttctgttcctctttaaccccttagtgaccatgcctgtttgggcctttatgaccaagcattattcttccttttttcatggtctcgttccaagattTATAACTTTTGAATTTTTTCATCTATATAGGTTTATGTGGGcttgttttttatgggacaagttgtagtttgtaatgtcaccattttggggtacacataactttctgattaacttttattaactctttatgggagggagatggggaacaATAGCAATTCTGCCACTGCGTTTTAACATTATAAAATTGACGGCATTCATTTTTGGTACAAATAGCATAATATCTtatttctctgggtcagtacgattatagtgATTCTAaatacttatattttttttttctttttttttttttttttacggcgttcaccataggggataatttatgtaatatttatgtagtccaggtcgttacggacgcggcaatatcaaaCATATGGtcgattttttctttttgcaatttttctcaTTGAAAAGCgcattttcaatgggaaaaaaaagcatattctttatattatggaatttttttatttaattattgtgtctttttttcaattttttactgcttaaaagtcccacaaggggactataatatacagtattttgatttctTTTAAAATAttatgcattatctctataaggcaggcatctcaaactgcggccctccagctgttgcaaaactacaactcccagcatgcccggacagcctacaggtatcagcctacagcagggcattgtgggagttttagttttgcaacagctggagggccatagtTTGAGATGCCTGTTATAAGACATTACAGTTCAATAGaaatgctattcaaagattgacctgcaggctgcgccagagaggcacagcctgctggagagaactgaagacaagctcggggccctgatcggaagcgagGTAAGCTTCCAAAagcatcagcaccccgcaatcgcattttcggggtgctgatgggagacagaggtagtccgctccctctgtaaacactttacatgcagtgggcaccattgcgcccggcatgaaAAGgattaaacagcccggatcggcacttctgccggtcaggctgttagagcagggccccggctctcatgtgagagccgggtccgcacTCCCTGTTGCAAGGGGGAGCCGTTCAGCGCTTAGACTAGGCCGCCGCACAAACggggcggcccagcctaaggccccttagtgactgccgtaaaaacacgtatgggtggtcactaaggagttaacaTCCAgttcttctgtaccatcctgttcttctgtaccattCTGTTCTTTTGTAAAGTCTTGTTCCTCTGTAACATACTGTTCTCCTGTAACATACTATTATCCTGTAatgtcctgttcttctgtaacatcctgtttttctgtaccatcctgttcttctgtaacgtcATGTTCTCCTATAACATCCTGTTCCTCTGTATAAATCCTGTACTCctataacatcctgttcttctataACATCCTTTTCTTCTGTACCTTCTGTTCCTCTGTACCATCCTGTTTTTCTGTAAAGTCCCGTTACTCTGTAAAATCCTGTTCTCCTATAACATCCTGTTCTCCCGTAATGTCCTGTTCTCCAATAGCATCATGTTCTCCCGTAATGTCCTATTCTTCTGTAATATCCTGTTCTTCTATACCATCCTGTTCTTCTTTACCATCCTGTTCTTTTGTAACGTCCTGTTATTGTAACGCCTCTCCTGTAACATCTTGTTCCACTGTAACATCCTCTTCTTTTGTAACATCCtcttcttctgtaacatcctgttattctgtaccataCTGTTATCCTATAAATaaatgttcttctgtaacatcctgttctcctaTAACATCTTGTTCTTCTTTAACATCCAGTTTTTCTGTACCATCCTTTTCTTCTGTAACGTCCTTATCCTCTTTAACATTCTGttctcctgtaacatcctgttatcctataacatcctgttctcctgtaacaTTCTAttctcctgtaacatcctgttcttctgtaccatcctgttcttctgtaaagtcctattcctctttaacatcctgttctcctgtaacaTACAGTTTTTCTGTAACGTCATGttctcctgtaacatcctgttcctctgtaacatcctgttcttctgtaacatcatgttcttctgtaaagtcctattcctctgtaacatcctgttctcctataacatcctgttcttctgtagcgtcatgttcttctgtaacatcctgttcctcggtaacatcctgttctcctataacatcctgttcttctgtaacatcatgTTCTTTTGTACTAtctgttcttctgtaccatcctgttcttctgtaaagtcctgttcctctgtaacatcctgtaCTTCTGTAGCattctgttcttctgtaacatcgtGTTCATTTTTAatgtcctgttcttctgtaacgtcCTGGTCTTCTGTACCATGCTGTTATTCTTACCATCctttcttctgtaacatcctgttcttctataCCATTCTGtttttctgtaacatcctgttcttctatgACGTCCTGTTCTTCTGtgccatcctgttcttctgtaccatcATTTTCTTCTGTAACGTTCTGttcctctgtaacatcctgttctcctgtaacatcctgttctagTGTAACGTCCTGTTCTTCTGTGACATCCTGTttttctgtaccatcctgttcttcttTACCATCCTGTTCTTGTGTAACGTCATGTTCTCCTGTAACATCGTGTTCCTCTGTAAAATCCTGCactcctgtaacatcctgttcttctgtaacatcctgttcttctgcacCATCTATTCCTCTGTActatcctgttcttctgtaaagtcctgttcctctgtaacatcctgttctcctgtaacatcctgttctcctgtaatGTCCTGATCTTctataacatcctgttcttctgtaccatcctgttcttctttactatcctgttcttctgtaacgttATGTTCTCCTAtaacatcctgttatcctgtaacatcctgttctcctgtaaaGTCCGGTTTTTATGTTacctcctgttcttctgtaccatcctgttcttcttTATCATCCTTTTCTTCTGTAACAtcatgttcttctgtaacatcctgtttctCTGTAACACCCTGTTATCCTGTAATATGCTGTTCTCCTTTAAAGTCTGATACTTCTGTAActtcctgttcttctgtaccatcctgttttTCTTTACCATCCTGTTTTTCTTTACCATCCTGttcctctgtaacatcctgttcttctgtacctcctgttcttctgtaaagtCCTGTttctctgtaacatcctgttcttctgtaacgtcCTTTTCTTCTATACCATCCCGTTTTTCTTTACCATCCTGTTCTTTTGTAACATCCCCTGTAACATCATGTTCCTTTGTAAGATCCTGTTATCCTATAACATCCTGTTCTCCTATAACGTCCTGTTCTTTTGTAACGTCCTGTTCTCCTCTAATGTCTTGTTCCTCTGTAACATCCTTTTCTTCTGTACcgtcctgttcttctgtaccatcctgttattctgtaacatcctgttatcctataacatcctgttctcctgtaacatcctgttcttctgcaaCGTCCttttcttctgtaacatcctgttcttctgtaacgtcctgtacttctgtaccatcctgttcttctgaACCATTCTGCTCATCTGTAAAGTCCTGTTCGTCCGTAAATTCCTCTTCTCCTATAACATTCTGTTCTCCTGTAACGTACTGATCTTCTGTAACACCTTGTTCTTCTGTATCATTCCGTTCTTCTTTACCATCCTGTTCTTCTATAACATTATGTTCTTCATTAACATTCTGttctcctgtaacatcctgttctctgtaacatcctgttcttctctaacatcctgttcttctataacatcttgttcttctttactatctgttcttctgtaccatcctgttcttctgtaaagtCCTGTttctctgtaacatcctgttcttctgtaacatcctgttcttctgtaacgtcCTGTCCTTCTTTAACATCCTATTCTTACGTAatgtcctgttcttctgtaccatccTCTTCTTCTGTACCATTATTTTCTTCTTTAATATCCTATAACATCCTCTGCTACATCTTTTTCTCCTGTCACATCCTGTacttctgtaccatcctgttctttTGTAAAGTCCTGTtcatctgtaacatcctgtttgtgtataacatcctgttctcctgtaacgTATTGTTCTTCTGTAATGTCCTGTTCTTTAGtagcatcctgttcttctgtaccatccTCTTCTTCTGTACCATCCTTTTCTtctttatagggctcacccatatccgcttcctctgatgccagacctgtttaaccagattgttgggtctaaggttttttctaagttggatttaataggggcatacaacctagtcagggtcagagaagggggcgaatggaagacggccttcaatacccctgagggtcatttcgagaatttggttatgccctttggtttgattaatgctccggccgtcttccaacattttgtgaacataatttttcatcaattaatggggaaatttgtattggtgtatctggatgacatttagattttttctcctgatttcaataCTCATCGGGACCACATacttcaggtcttgctgattctgtgggataataaattgtaggtttaactggaaaaatgtgtgtttgcggctccggagattcaatttcttggttttcttctcaacgcttctggttttcgcatggaccctgagaaggtctgcgctgtgcttgattgggagcttcctgagaatcataaggcgctgatgcggttttggggttttgccaattattacagaaagttcattttgaattattcctctgttgttaagccactcactgttatgactaaaaagggggtagatttttcttcgtggtcggtagatgcgcttaaagctttttctagtatcaaatagagttttgcttccactcccattttggtacaatctgatgtctctctaccttttattgttggagtggacgcttctgaggtgggtgtgggtgcggtcatATCTCAgcgttcctctcctgccaaatggcgaccgtgtgcctttttctcaagaaaactctcctccgcagagagaaattacgatgtgggagatagggagttgttggccatcaaattagctttttaggaatggcgccattggttagagggagccagacacactATTACCGTGTtaacagaccataagaatctggtctACTTGGAAACGGCCAAGTGTCTGAATCCAAAACAGGTcatatggtctttgttcttttctaggtttaattttgttgttacgttccgccctggggttaaaaatatgaaggcagatgccctgtcacattgttttccgggaggggggaaatttgaagacccgggtcccattttggctgaaggggtggtcgtctttgctctttatcctgatttggaggcagaggttcaggcagcatagtcagaggctcctgatctttgtccccctgggaggttgtttgtgcctcttgctttacgacacaaggtttttaaggagcaccacaatactgtccttgctgggcacccgggagcagagccacagtggattttattgctcggagattctggtggccggctcttcataagacggttgagggttttgtgacagcctgcgagacctgtgctcgtgccaaggtccctcattcacggccatcgggttctctcctcccgttacccattccttcccgtccttggacgcatctgttcatggacttcattacatacctgcctcgttcctcggggaagactgtgaatCTAGTATTAGTGGACCGTTtcagcaaaatggcgcatttcattccctttcctgggttacctaatgctaagacgctggcacaagcgtttgttgatcacattgttaaattgcatggcattccttcagacatcatttctgataggggcacgcaatttgtttacagattctggaaggccttctgttctcgcttgggggttcagttgttgttctcttctgcttttcacccacagtcgaatggtcagaccaaacacgtcaatcagaatctggagacatatctgcactgttttgtggtggagaatcaggaggattggtgttcttttttgtcccttgctgagtttgctttaaattacCGTCGCCAGgaatcctctgataagtcacaattttttagtGCTTATGGGTTTTATCCGCAGTTTGAGACATTGTCTGGAGAGGGATCttttggtttacctgatgaggagagattttcttagtctttgtcatttatttggcaaaagattcagggtaatctgaagtggatgagtgagagatataagcgtgtgccAGGTTCGCACCTGAATGTGggggatctggtgtggttgtctacaaagaatattaaactgaatgttccctcctggaagttgggtcctaggtttattgggccttaaaaGATCTTGGAAAATTGGATTGAACTGGCACTCATATATGGGATATAAACATGGTTTATTGGATATAATTAAACTAAAGGTATTGTCACCTGTCAcataaattttcaataaaatacaatataaatgcAATAAATCATATGTTAAAATCttaaaacatcaaaaagtatggTGCAGGAACTGATGGCACCAGACATCTCTGGACCTGTATGGTCCTAGCTGTTATGTTCAATAGACAATGGTGCCGCCCGTTTCTGCCACCCTGAATGGTATTCCCCTCAAATAACGATTTCCATGTATTATTCCAACTTTCACTGATTTTCAAATAG
This portion of the Bufo gargarizans isolate SCDJY-AF-19 chromosome 1, ASM1485885v1, whole genome shotgun sequence genome encodes:
- the LOC122921950 gene encoding glutamic acid-rich protein-like, producing the protein MVQKKRMVQKNRTLRKNRMLKKDRTLQKNRMLQKNRMLQRNRTLQKNRMDVTGEQNVNEEHNVIEEQDGKEERNDTEEQGVTEDQYVTGEQNVIGEEEFTDEQDFTDEQNGSEEQDGDVTKEQDGKEKRDGIEEKDVTEEQDVTEKQDFTEEQEVQKNRMLQRNRMVKKNRMVKKNRMVQKNRKLQKYQTLKENSILQDNRVLQRNRMLQKNMMLQKKRMIKKNRMDFTEEHDVTGEHDVTQEQDGKEEQDGTEKQDVTEEQDVTLEQDVTGEQDVTEEQNVTEENDGTEEQDGTEEQDVIEEQDVTEKQNGIEEQDVTEERMDFTEEQDVIGEQNVTEELDVTEEKDGTEKLDEEQAVKGEQDATEEQDVIGEQDVSEEQDVIGEHDVTEEQDVTEEQDVIGEHDVTEEQDEKQDVTEEKDVTGEQNVIQEQDVIGEQDVTGKKDVTEKQDVIGEHEITEEQNEKQDVIGEHDATEEQDVTEKPDVTEEQDDLEEQYVTEEQDDTEEQDITVEHDVTEEQDFTEDQDGTEEQDELHGKEEQDSTEEQDIKEEHDVIGEQDVTGELYVIGEQDVTEEQDVSVEKDSTEEQDISEEQEVTEEQDFTEEQNVTEEEHIIGEHDVT